A stretch of Ligilactobacillus faecis DNA encodes these proteins:
- the yycF gene encoding response regulator YycF yields the protein MKKILVVDDEKPILDIIKFNLNKEGYEVFTAEDGQEALEKVEEVLPDLVILDLMLPKIDGLEVAREIRKKYEMPIIMVTAKDTELDKVLGLEMGADDYVTKPFSNRELVARVKANLRRQATVAANTPSEEDEKSSDITIGNLTIHPEAYVVSKDGENIELTHREFELLYYLAKHLGQVMTREHLLQTVWGYDYFGDVRTVDVTVRRLREKIEDTPSRPTWLVTRRGVGYYLRNPEAE from the coding sequence ATGAAAAAGATTTTAGTAGTTGATGATGAAAAGCCGATCTTAGACATCATCAAATTCAATTTAAATAAAGAAGGTTATGAAGTATTTACCGCTGAAGACGGTCAAGAAGCATTGGAAAAAGTTGAAGAAGTCTTACCTGATCTAGTGATCTTAGATCTGATGTTACCTAAGATCGATGGTTTGGAAGTGGCGCGTGAGATCCGCAAAAAATATGAGATGCCGATCATCATGGTCACAGCTAAAGATACTGAATTAGATAAAGTTTTAGGTTTGGAAATGGGGGCTGATGATTATGTTACAAAGCCATTTTCAAATCGTGAATTAGTCGCGCGTGTCAAAGCTAACTTGCGCCGCCAAGCGACAGTTGCTGCAAATACACCAAGCGAAGAAGATGAGAAGAGCAGTGATATCACGATCGGAAATCTAACGATCCACCCTGAAGCTTATGTCGTTTCAAAAGATGGTGAAAATATCGAACTGACTCATCGTGAATTTGAATTGCTATATTATTTAGCAAAACATTTGGGCCAAGTGATGACACGGGAACATTTGCTCCAAACTGTCTGGGGTTATGATTATTTTGGTGATGTGCGCACTGTCGATGTGACTGTCCGGCGTCTACGCGAAAAGATCGAGGATACACCAAGTCGTCCAACTTGGCTTGTGACGCGCCGTGGTGTCGGTTATTATTTGCGTAACCCTGAAGCAGAATAA
- a CDS encoding ECF transporter S component yields the protein MLRDQQNTLRGVILTGLFAAIIYIGIWMLRIPIPAMVGRPFIHFGNTLTVTAILFLGRRNGMLAGIIGLGGFDILNGYLAVSWLTMLEVVVVALIISGLFKAFSYDDSKKNIAILAIAAGITKIVTSYFASIIEALMVGTGFKVAAVAAFFSLPATVINAISTAICAPILYFVVKRIYTLVQQRQT from the coding sequence ATGTTGCGTGACCAGCAAAATACATTGCGTGGTGTCATTTTGACCGGTCTTTTTGCCGCGATCATTTATATCGGTATTTGGATGTTGCGGATCCCGATCCCTGCGATGGTCGGACGTCCGTTCATTCATTTTGGTAATACTTTGACAGTTACGGCGATCCTTTTTTTAGGAAGACGCAATGGTATGCTGGCGGGGATCATCGGCTTGGGAGGCTTTGATATCTTGAATGGATATTTAGCTGTTTCTTGGCTGACGATGCTTGAAGTCGTTGTTGTAGCTTTGATAATTTCCGGACTTTTCAAAGCTTTTTCATATGATGATAGTAAGAAAAACATTGCAATTTTAGCGATCGCTGCAGGGATCACTAAGATCGTAACTTCCTACTTCGCTTCGATCATTGAGGCATTGATGGTCGGGACAGGCTTTAAGGTAGCTGCTGTAGCGGCTTTCTTTAGCCTCCCCGCAACTGTGATCAATGCGATCTCAACGGCGATCTGCGCACCGATTTTATATTTCGTAGTAAAAAGGATCTACACTTTGGTGCAACAGCGCCAAACATAA
- a CDS encoding pyridoxamine kinase produces MKANVLISQDLSCVGQVSMSVALPLLSAVDLRPDVLPTALLSTHTGGFGENTYLDLSSEMSRILQHWQTLELSFSAVYLGYLGLRPLEVILANINYLKTPETLLLVDPVMADDGKLYKGFDADYVTQMKKLLKHATVATPNLTEAQLLLDEALTTSPVALDQAEQLLLRLVDCFSLEQALLTGIKSADKVIVVGYDHGKLWYEARPRSAGNYFGTGDIFASVLLAGMLKGQDLRAATKIAMDFITLAIRLTPQPRDARFGVDYAAALPYLLEKL; encoded by the coding sequence ATGAAGGCCAATGTTTTGATCAGTCAAGATCTGTCTTGTGTGGGTCAGGTTTCGATGAGCGTTGCGCTACCCTTGCTAAGTGCTGTCGACCTTCGACCTGATGTTTTGCCGACTGCGCTGTTATCAACGCACACCGGCGGATTTGGTGAAAATACCTACTTAGATCTTTCCTCTGAAATGTCACGCATTCTCCAGCATTGGCAAACATTAGAGCTCTCGTTTTCGGCCGTTTATCTGGGATATTTAGGGCTAAGACCGCTCGAAGTCATTTTAGCAAACATCAACTATTTAAAGACACCAGAAACGCTTTTGTTAGTCGATCCAGTTATGGCCGATGATGGTAAACTTTATAAAGGGTTCGATGCTGATTATGTCACTCAAATGAAAAAATTGCTCAAGCATGCGACAGTTGCAACACCTAATTTAACAGAAGCCCAACTCCTTTTAGATGAGGCTTTGACTACTTCTCCAGTTGCACTTGACCAAGCTGAGCAACTCTTACTGCGATTAGTTGACTGTTTTAGTTTAGAACAAGCACTTTTGACTGGGATAAAAAGTGCAGATAAAGTGATCGTTGTCGGTTATGATCATGGAAAACTCTGGTATGAAGCCCGCCCAAGATCAGCTGGGAATTATTTTGGGACGGGAGATATTTTTGCGAGTGTTTTACTGGCTGGCATGCTCAAAGGACAAGATCTGCGGGCAGCGACTAAGATCGCAATGGATTTTATCACCCTTGCGATCCGCCTCACACCTCAGCCACGAGATGCCCGTTTTGGAGTCGACTATGCAGCTGCGTTACCTTATTTGCTAGAAAAGCTATGA
- a CDS encoding DUF1304 domain-containing protein, with product MSLFSTILLFVVALEALYIMGLEMFASNEKLHEIFGLRKEYLEMPEARVAMANQGLYNGFIGAGLLLSRFVLPSNAQYSASLMFVCFVVVAAIYGWLSAKNPKILLAQGSPALLALLALLILH from the coding sequence ATGTCATTGTTCTCAACGATCTTACTTTTTGTTGTAGCTTTAGAAGCACTTTACATCATGGGACTTGAGATGTTTGCTTCTAATGAAAAGCTCCATGAGATCTTTGGACTCAGAAAAGAATATTTAGAAATGCCTGAAGCTCGGGTTGCTATGGCCAATCAAGGGCTTTATAACGGTTTTATCGGAGCTGGGCTCTTGCTTAGTCGTTTTGTTTTACCAAGTAATGCCCAATACAGTGCAAGCTTGATGTTTGTTTGTTTTGTCGTCGTTGCAGCGATCTACGGCTGGTTGAGCGCTAAAAATCCTAAGATCTTATTAGCACAAGGTTCACCTGCGCTCTTAGCCTTACTAGCCTTGCTCATCTTGCACTAA
- a CDS encoding NupC/NupG family nucleoside CNT transporter: protein MYLAINVVGLVIFLAIGYAFSKDRHAINWRGVLTMVVFNLVMAWFLTSFSVGRAIVEGAAAGFNELMKIAYVGIEFAIPSMVKVKQMDWFVQVLLPILMVVPLFDILTYIGVLPWIIKWIGRGLSKLTGQPKFESFFAIEMMFLGNTEALAVSSLQLKQINAKRNLTLAMMSMSCVTASIIGSYTQMMPGEYILTAVPVNVINALTVVAMLNPVKVSPEEDTIATMKGSAMAEAEIGDVDANGKPKKEPFFSFLGDSILGAGRLILIIAANVIAFVALAALINKLLGLINPWLSLEHLLGIVMYPFAWLMGLPAGEAFQFSQYMGMKLVTNEFVVMGQVTDTIKDFAPHYKAVLTVFVTSFANFSTVGMIIGCFKGIVDREKNDLISKNVGYMLLSGILVSLLSAAMVGLFVW from the coding sequence TTGTATTTAGCAATAAATGTTGTAGGTTTAGTGATCTTCTTGGCGATCGGTTACGCTTTTTCAAAGGATCGGCATGCGATCAATTGGCGTGGGGTGCTCACGATGGTCGTGTTCAACTTGGTGATGGCTTGGTTCTTAACGAGCTTTTCGGTCGGACGTGCGATCGTTGAAGGGGCAGCTGCTGGCTTTAACGAATTGATGAAGATCGCGTACGTTGGGATCGAATTTGCGATCCCAAGTATGGTCAAAGTCAAGCAAATGGACTGGTTCGTGCAAGTTCTGCTCCCGATCTTGATGGTCGTTCCATTGTTTGATATTTTGACTTATATCGGTGTTTTACCTTGGATCATCAAATGGATCGGTCGGGGGTTATCTAAACTTACAGGACAACCTAAGTTTGAATCATTCTTTGCGATCGAAATGATGTTTCTTGGGAATACTGAAGCACTTGCTGTTTCTTCCTTACAACTTAAACAGATCAATGCCAAACGTAATTTGACATTGGCGATGATGTCGATGAGCTGTGTGACAGCTTCGATCATCGGTTCTTATACACAGATGATGCCAGGTGAATACATCTTGACGGCTGTGCCAGTTAACGTGATCAACGCCTTAACAGTCGTAGCGATGTTGAACCCAGTCAAAGTTTCTCCTGAAGAAGATACGATCGCAACGATGAAAGGTTCAGCGATGGCTGAAGCTGAGATCGGTGATGTTGATGCTAACGGTAAACCTAAGAAAGAACCTTTCTTCTCCTTCTTAGGTGATTCGATCTTAGGTGCAGGTCGTTTGATCTTGATCATTGCTGCCAACGTTATTGCTTTCGTTGCTTTAGCTGCTTTGATCAACAAGCTTTTAGGTTTGATCAATCCATGGCTTTCATTAGAACATTTACTTGGGATCGTGATGTATCCATTTGCATGGTTGATGGGTCTTCCAGCAGGTGAAGCCTTCCAATTCTCACAATATATGGGGATGAAGTTAGTTACAAATGAATTTGTTGTTATGGGTCAAGTGACTGACACGATCAAAGATTTTGCTCCACACTATAAAGCAGTCTTGACAGTCTTTGTAACTTCTTTTGCGAACTTCTCGACCGTTGGGATGATCATCGGCTGTTTCAAAGGGATCGTTGACCGTGAAAAGAACGATCTTATCTCGAAGAACGTAGGCTACATGTTGCTTTCCGGGATCTTAGTTTCCTTACTATCAGCAGCAATGGTCGGCTTGTTCGTTTGGTAA
- a CDS encoding HAD-IC family P-type ATPase, whose amino-acid sequence MEPYQSKSEELLQKYEEHDPLAGLTSAQAHKQLALDGPNTLTTKKTPKWQLFIRQFNNMIIYILLLATALTLFLEHYTDALVISAVIIANAVIGYYQEANAADALAKIKELLATKATVYRDKRRQDIEAKELIVGDVVYLEAGDQVPADLRLLKTADLRIEESALTGEADAVDKEACELAEAHLPLAKQLNMAFSSTTVVNGSGLGVVVATGKNTELGKISQAVSNAKTRPTPLMRDINALGRTVSLCVLSAAILLFILGLFLESYSLSVLTLAIVTMIVGSIPEGLPATTSVILALGVADLAKNKNAIVKSLPSAETLGAVDVIATDKTGTLTKNEMTLTDIYLAKQHLSVSGSGYAPYGELFEKGRPLSKRSPELQELLTAGFFANDTTLTQSKGTWEINGEPTDGAFLTAYYKLLPKKQQLPLTKLDLLPFDSVHRYIASLVMAADQTKKIYLKGAPDKIFAFAQKQDPNFERSFWQTRADHLAKQGKRVVALGAITADQALTELEHEHLEQGFKFLGLVGIIDPPRPEVIAALREMRKAHVEVKMITGDAPLTAKAIGQQLGLSERKLQAITGQEWDQLSAAEKQVAAVENQIFARTTPENKLEIIEALQQKGKVTAMTGDGVNDAPALKKADIGVAMGIKGTDAAKEAADMILTDDNFQTLTTAIREGRRIYDNIKKSILFLLPTSFAEGLIIFLTILFDREMPLQATQLLWINLVSALTIQFAFIFEPGASDLMKRPPRASASRLLGKRELIQLGYVSLLIALVGLLAYEGLIQTGASSALASTAMVNIIVFSKIFYLFNIRTDASAFSSASFTNKKAFLIILLMIVLQLGLTYLPFMQDAFSTTGMQLGEWILTILCGFSILVITELEKVFFHKKRALRLKA is encoded by the coding sequence TTGGAACCTTATCAGAGTAAATCAGAAGAACTACTCCAAAAATATGAAGAACACGACCCGCTGGCTGGACTGACGAGTGCTCAAGCTCACAAACAGTTGGCTCTTGATGGTCCAAACACTTTAACGACTAAAAAGACACCTAAATGGCAACTATTTATCCGTCAATTCAATAATATGATCATTTATATTTTGTTATTGGCGACAGCTTTGACACTTTTTTTAGAGCACTATACCGATGCGCTCGTGATCTCCGCTGTGATCATCGCCAATGCGGTGATCGGCTACTATCAGGAAGCAAATGCGGCCGATGCTCTAGCAAAGATCAAAGAATTATTGGCGACAAAAGCAACTGTTTATCGCGATAAAAGACGCCAAGATATCGAGGCCAAAGAACTTATCGTAGGTGATGTCGTTTATTTAGAAGCAGGCGATCAAGTTCCCGCAGACTTACGCCTTTTAAAAACAGCCGACTTGCGGATCGAAGAATCTGCTTTGACTGGTGAAGCAGACGCTGTTGATAAAGAGGCCTGTGAGCTAGCAGAAGCGCACCTGCCCCTAGCTAAGCAACTCAATATGGCTTTTTCCTCCACGACTGTTGTCAATGGTTCTGGGCTGGGCGTCGTAGTTGCAACGGGAAAAAACACTGAACTTGGAAAGATCTCACAAGCTGTTTCAAATGCGAAAACACGTCCAACACCATTGATGCGTGACATCAACGCGCTTGGAAGAACTGTCTCACTTTGTGTTTTGAGCGCCGCCATTTTGCTCTTTATCCTAGGGTTATTTTTAGAGAGCTACTCGCTTTCAGTTTTGACTTTAGCGATCGTCACGATGATCGTTGGTTCGATCCCAGAAGGACTTCCAGCCACAACTTCAGTCATTTTAGCCTTAGGTGTGGCTGACCTTGCCAAAAATAAAAATGCGATCGTCAAAAGCTTACCTTCAGCTGAAACTTTAGGGGCTGTTGATGTGATCGCAACTGACAAAACTGGGACTCTGACTAAAAACGAAATGACTTTGACAGATATTTATCTTGCCAAACAACATCTTTCTGTCAGCGGAAGTGGTTATGCTCCTTACGGCGAATTATTTGAAAAAGGCCGTCCTCTCAGCAAGCGCAGTCCTGAGCTCCAAGAACTTTTGACTGCGGGCTTTTTCGCTAACGATACAACGTTGACCCAAAGTAAAGGGACTTGGGAGATCAACGGCGAACCGACCGATGGCGCCTTTTTAACGGCATATTACAAATTATTGCCTAAAAAACAACAGTTACCACTGACAAAACTCGATCTCTTACCGTTTGACTCAGTGCACCGTTATATTGCTAGTTTAGTCATGGCCGCCGATCAAACAAAAAAGATCTATTTGAAAGGTGCCCCAGATAAAATCTTTGCCTTTGCCCAAAAACAAGATCCAAATTTTGAGCGCAGCTTCTGGCAAACACGCGCTGATCATTTAGCAAAACAAGGAAAACGTGTCGTTGCTTTAGGCGCGATCACAGCAGATCAAGCACTCACAGAATTAGAGCATGAACATTTAGAACAAGGTTTCAAATTTCTAGGCTTAGTTGGGATCATCGATCCACCTCGTCCTGAAGTTATCGCTGCTTTACGCGAGATGCGAAAAGCTCACGTCGAAGTAAAAATGATCACAGGTGATGCCCCACTGACAGCTAAAGCGATCGGGCAACAGCTAGGTTTGAGCGAGCGTAAACTTCAAGCGATCACAGGTCAAGAATGGGATCAACTCTCTGCGGCCGAAAAACAAGTGGCCGCTGTAGAAAATCAGATCTTTGCCCGTACGACTCCAGAAAATAAACTTGAGATCATCGAAGCTTTGCAACAAAAAGGCAAAGTTACAGCGATGACAGGCGATGGCGTCAATGATGCTCCAGCTTTGAAGAAAGCTGACATCGGTGTTGCGATGGGGATCAAAGGGACAGACGCAGCAAAAGAAGCAGCCGATATGATCTTGACAGATGACAACTTCCAAACGCTGACAACTGCGATCCGCGAAGGACGACGGATCTATGACAATATCAAAAAGAGCATTCTCTTTCTTTTACCGACGTCTTTTGCCGAGGGATTGATCATCTTTTTAACGATCCTCTTTGATCGCGAGATGCCTTTACAAGCAACACAACTCCTTTGGATCAACTTAGTTTCAGCTTTGACGATCCAGTTTGCGTTCATCTTTGAACCAGGAGCGAGCGATCTGATGAAACGGCCACCCCGTGCTAGCGCAAGCCGCTTATTAGGTAAGCGCGAATTGATCCAACTTGGCTACGTCTCGCTTTTGATAGCTTTAGTTGGTCTTTTAGCTTACGAAGGCTTGATCCAGACTGGAGCTTCAAGTGCGCTCGCAAGTACTGCAATGGTCAACATCATCGTCTTTAGCAAGATCTTTTATTTGTTCAATATCCGCACAGATGCTTCTGCTTTTTCAAGTGCGTCTTTTACAAATAAAAAAGCCTTTTTGATCATCTTACTCATGATCGTACTCCAATTAGGGCTGACCTATCTGCCTTTCATGCAAGATGCTTTTAGCACGACTGGGATGCAATTAGGTGAATGGATCTTGACCATTCTTTGCGGTTTTAGTATTTTAGTCATCACTGAATTAGAGAAAGTTTTTTTCCATAAGAAAAGAGCGCTTCGTCTCAAAGCGTAA
- a CDS encoding acyl-CoA thioesterase encodes MTHTITCRQTLAVTSHRVLASDLNEHETVYGGRLLSLLDGTASISASRCARTQCVTGLVEDVDFIAPFALQDSLCIEAYVTGIGQRSLEVFAKVIGEHLNTGERFLGATAFLTFVTLEKVALPTLQPETPEEKALCQGFLARQTTRKQKRQAKKVLFKQLTLTPPW; translated from the coding sequence ATGACACACACAATAACTTGTCGCCAAACTTTAGCCGTCACAAGTCACCGCGTCTTAGCTAGCGATCTAAATGAACACGAAACAGTCTATGGCGGAAGACTCCTGAGTTTACTTGATGGCACAGCTTCGATCTCTGCTAGTCGCTGCGCTAGAACTCAATGCGTGACTGGTCTAGTAGAAGATGTTGACTTTATCGCTCCTTTTGCCTTACAAGACTCCCTTTGCATCGAAGCTTATGTCACTGGGATCGGTCAGAGATCCCTTGAAGTTTTTGCCAAAGTCATCGGCGAACATTTAAATACAGGTGAACGCTTTTTAGGAGCAACAGCTTTTTTGACGTTTGTCACGTTAGAAAAAGTCGCGCTACCGACTTTACAGCCTGAAACACCAGAAGAAAAAGCTTTGTGCCAAGGCTTTTTAGCACGGCAAACGACCCGCAAACAAAAACGGCAAGCCAAAAAAGTCCTTTTTAAGCAGCTCACACTTACGCCCCCATGGTAA
- the pflA gene encoding pyruvate formate-lyase-activating protein, with the protein MKADNPYLAPVPTKDGQVVGYVHSLETFGAVDGPGIRFVAFMQGCNMRCKFCHNPDTWKTRVGLKMTSDELLEKALPYRAFWGEDGGITLSGGEILLQPEFALELFKKCKAQGISTCLDTCGQPFTRREPWFSLFNELLEVTDILLVDIKHIDSDEHKRLTGYPNENILDLCEYLSELGKPVWIRHVLIPGLTDNDKYLQQLGEYIKTLKNVEKVEVLPYHTMGVHKYKEMGIRYRLEGVEPPTAERVENAEKLLHVADYQGYLTWHPGINTKQQKL; encoded by the coding sequence ATGAAAGCTGATAATCCATATCTTGCTCCAGTTCCAACTAAAGACGGCCAAGTCGTGGGGTATGTCCATTCACTCGAAACCTTTGGGGCAGTTGATGGACCAGGGATCCGATTTGTGGCTTTCATGCAAGGATGTAATATGCGATGCAAGTTTTGCCATAATCCAGATACTTGGAAAACAAGAGTTGGGCTGAAGATGACTTCAGATGAACTACTAGAAAAAGCTTTACCTTACCGGGCTTTTTGGGGTGAAGATGGTGGGATCACTCTTTCTGGGGGAGAGATCTTGTTACAACCTGAATTTGCGCTTGAACTTTTTAAGAAGTGTAAAGCTCAGGGGATCAGCACCTGTTTAGATACGTGTGGGCAACCGTTTACCCGGCGTGAACCATGGTTTAGTCTTTTTAACGAGTTACTTGAAGTCACTGATATCTTACTTGTTGATATCAAGCATATCGATTCTGATGAGCATAAGCGTCTGACAGGTTATCCAAACGAAAATATTTTAGACTTGTGTGAATATTTGTCTGAGCTTGGCAAGCCAGTTTGGATCAGACATGTTTTGATCCCCGGGCTCACTGATAATGATAAATATTTACAGCAGTTAGGTGAGTATATCAAGACCTTAAAAAATGTCGAAAAGGTCGAAGTCTTGCCGTACCACACGATGGGTGTGCATAAGTACAAGGAGATGGGGATCAGATATCGGCTTGAAGGCGTTGAACCACCGACGGCCGAGCGAGTCGAAAATGCAGAAAAATTGCTTCATGTAGCCGATTATCAAGGGTATTTGACTTGGCACCCTGGAATAAATACAAAACAGCAAAAGCTATAG
- the pflB gene encoding formate C-acetyltransferase — protein MLKDNSKETVTTAWNGFKGGDWQDEIDVRDFINRNFTPYDGDQSFLEEATEATKTLNDKLIDIKLKERAAGGVLEADTKVISSITSHGPGYLDKDLEKIVGLQTEKPMKKALMPYGGIRMAKVALAAYGMELDPEAERIFTDLHKTHNQGVFDAYDDEIKRARHNKIVTGLPDSYGRGRIIADFPRVALYGIDRLIAAKKEDLKNCGDGEMTDEVIRLREEVSDQIRALQDMKKMAAAYGYDISYPATNAKEAIQWLYFGYLASIKQQNGAAMSIGRIDAFIDIYIQRDLASGRLTEKEAQELIDQFTMKLRMVTFIRTPEYNSLFSGNPIWATLSIAGMGMDGRHHVTKTTYRFLHTLHNMGAAPEPNITLLWSERLPEPFKNYAASVSIESSTIQYENDELMMETWGTDYYGIACCVSAQPIADGVQFFGARANLAKTVLYAINGGVDELTKMQCGPAYAPITSEYIDYDEFMKKFDDMLEWVADVYVNALNVIHYMHDKYYYESAQLALKDTRLDRTFATGISGLAVAADSISAIKYGKVKVIRDENGVAVDFETENDFPRYGNNDDRVDEIAAWLVKQLYTKMNKHHLYRGAKLSTSVLTITSNVVYGKNTGTTPNGRQAGEPFSPGANPAYGAETNGALASLLSVAKLPYRYATDGISNTFAVTPSTLGHDEKLEEKTLVNMISGYMKNDGHHLNVNVFNRDTLIDAQAHPEEYPTLTVRVSGYCVYFADLTKEQQDDVIARTFHTSM, from the coding sequence ATGCTCAAAGACAACAGTAAAGAAACAGTCACAACTGCATGGAATGGTTTTAAAGGCGGAGATTGGCAAGATGAGATCGATGTACGTGACTTTATCAACCGCAACTTTACACCATATGATGGTGATCAGTCATTCTTAGAAGAAGCAACTGAAGCAACTAAGACGTTAAACGACAAGTTGATCGACATCAAGTTAAAAGAGCGTGCAGCTGGTGGGGTGTTAGAAGCAGATACGAAAGTTATCTCTTCGATCACGTCACACGGACCGGGATATTTAGATAAAGATCTCGAAAAGATCGTTGGACTTCAGACTGAAAAGCCAATGAAAAAAGCTTTGATGCCTTATGGTGGGATCCGGATGGCCAAAGTTGCCTTAGCAGCTTACGGTATGGAACTTGACCCTGAAGCAGAACGGATCTTCACTGATCTGCATAAAACACATAACCAAGGCGTTTTTGATGCTTATGATGATGAGATCAAACGGGCACGGCATAACAAGATCGTGACTGGGTTACCTGATTCCTATGGACGGGGACGGATCATCGCTGATTTTCCACGGGTCGCACTTTATGGGATCGACCGTTTGATCGCAGCTAAAAAAGAAGATCTTAAAAACTGTGGCGATGGTGAGATGACAGATGAAGTCATCCGTCTACGCGAAGAAGTTTCTGATCAGATCCGTGCTTTACAAGATATGAAGAAGATGGCCGCTGCTTACGGTTATGACATCTCATATCCAGCTACGAATGCAAAAGAAGCGATCCAATGGCTCTATTTTGGATACTTAGCTTCGATCAAACAACAAAACGGGGCTGCGATGTCGATCGGCCGGATCGATGCGTTCATCGATATTTATATCCAACGTGATCTAGCTTCAGGACGTTTGACAGAAAAAGAAGCCCAAGAATTGATCGATCAATTTACGATGAAATTGCGGATGGTGACCTTTATTCGGACACCAGAATATAATTCTTTATTCTCAGGTAATCCGATCTGGGCGACCTTGTCGATTGCTGGTATGGGGATGGATGGACGTCACCATGTAACTAAGACGACTTATCGTTTCTTACACACATTGCATAATATGGGCGCTGCACCAGAACCAAATATCACGTTGTTATGGTCAGAACGCTTACCAGAGCCGTTCAAGAATTATGCTGCAAGTGTTTCGATCGAAAGTTCAACGATCCAATATGAAAATGATGAGTTGATGATGGAAACATGGGGGACTGACTATTACGGGATCGCTTGCTGTGTGTCTGCTCAACCGATCGCTGATGGAGTGCAGTTCTTTGGGGCTCGCGCTAACTTAGCGAAGACCGTTTTATATGCGATCAACGGTGGAGTCGATGAGTTGACAAAAATGCAATGTGGGCCAGCCTACGCACCGATCACATCAGAATATATCGATTATGACGAATTTATGAAGAAATTTGATGATATGCTCGAATGGGTCGCAGATGTTTATGTCAATGCGTTGAATGTCATCCATTACATGCACGACAAATACTACTATGAATCAGCTCAATTAGCTTTGAAAGATACTCGTTTAGATCGGACTTTTGCAACGGGGATCTCAGGTCTAGCAGTCGCAGCTGATTCGATCTCGGCGATCAAATACGGGAAAGTTAAAGTTATTCGTGATGAAAATGGAGTCGCAGTCGATTTTGAAACTGAAAATGATTTCCCACGTTATGGAAATAATGATGATCGTGTCGATGAGATCGCAGCTTGGTTAGTAAAACAACTTTATACTAAGATGAATAAACACCATCTCTACCGTGGTGCTAAACTTTCGACATCTGTTTTGACGATCACCTCAAATGTTGTTTACGGTAAAAATACAGGTACGACACCAAATGGACGTCAAGCCGGTGAACCATTCTCACCAGGTGCAAATCCAGCTTATGGTGCTGAAACGAACGGGGCGTTAGCTTCACTGTTATCTGTAGCTAAGTTACCATATCGTTATGCAACAGATGGGATCTCCAATACATTTGCAGTGACACCATCAACGTTAGGGCATGATGAAAAACTTGAAGAAAAGACTTTAGTCAATATGATCAGTGGTTACATGAAAAATGATGGGCATCATCTAAATGTCAATGTCTTTAACCGCGACACTTTAATTGATGCACAAGCACATCCAGAAGAATATCCAACTTTGACAGTTCGTGTTTCTGGCTACTGTGTCTACTTTGCTGACTTGACTAAAGAACAACAAGATGACGTTATCGCAAGAACGTTCCATACTTCGATGTAA
- a CDS encoding potassium channel family protein, with product MLSFFLLFKRIKTILHLIFKQEDQKALLLSTFFILMIGTLFYHTIEKLDYLDALYLAVMTLTTVGYGDLAPQTTLGKLFTIGYVFVGIGLISASIATFSSTIDKLKHNDQRK from the coding sequence ATGTTATCATTTTTCTTACTTTTCAAACGGATCAAAACGATCTTGCACCTTATTTTTAAGCAAGAAGATCAAAAAGCCCTCTTACTCAGTACCTTTTTTATCTTAATGATCGGGACCTTATTTTATCATACTATCGAAAAACTTGACTACTTAGATGCGTTATATCTCGCAGTGATGACACTGACCACTGTCGGCTACGGTGATCTAGCTCCGCAAACCACTTTAGGTAAACTGTTTACGATCGGCTACGTTTTTGTCGGGATCGGTCTTATTTCAGCTTCGATCGCAACATTTTCTTCAACCATCGATAAACTAAAACATAATGATCAAAGGAAGTGA